Proteins found in one Hippopotamus amphibius kiboko isolate mHipAmp2 chromosome 12, mHipAmp2.hap2, whole genome shotgun sequence genomic segment:
- the BHLHE23 gene encoding class E basic helix-loop-helix protein 23 → MSTCPSGEPSRPGGAAMAEFKSLSGDAFPALSHGYAAAAGLAYGAARGPEAARGYGAPGPAGDLPAAPAPRAAAAAAESSGEQSGDEDDAFERRRRRRRGPGGAADGRRRPREQRSLRLSINARERRRMHDLNDALDGLRAVIPYAHSPSVRKLSKIATLLLAKNYILMQAQALDEMRRLVAYLNQGQGLAPPVAAAPLTPFGQAAVYPFSAGAALPCPDKCAAFSGTPSALCKHCNEKP, encoded by the coding sequence ATGAGCACCTGCCCGTCCGGCGAGCCTTCGCGCCCCGGAGGCGCGGCCATGGCCGAGTTCAAATCGCTGTCGGGGGACGCGTTCCCGGCGCTGAGCCACGGCtacgcggcggcggcgggcctcGCCTACGGGGCGGCCCGGGGACCCGAGGCGGCCCGCGGCTACGGCGCCCCGGGCCCGGCCGGCGACCTCCCCGCGGCGCCCGCGCCTCGAGCTGCGGCCGCGGCGGCCGAGAGCAGCGGCGAGCAGAGCGGCGACGAGGACGACGCCTtcgagcggcggcggcggcggcggcgcgggcccgGGGGcgcggcggacgggcggcggcggccccgggAGCAGCGCTCGCTGCGGCTGAGCATCAACGCGCGCGAGCGGCGGCGCATGCACGACCTGAACGACGCGCTGGACGGGCTGCGCGCCGTCATCCCCTACGCGCACAGCCCGTCGGTGCGCAAGCTCTCCAAGATCGCCACGCTGCTGCTCGCCAAGAACTACATCCTGATGCAGGCGCAGGCCCTGGACGAGATGCGGCGCCTCGTGGCCTACCTCAACCAGGGCCAGGGCTTGGCCCCGCCGGTGGCCGCCGCGCCCTTGACGCCCTTCGGCCAGGCCGCCGTGTACCCCTTCTCCGCCGGCGCCGCGCTGCCCTGCCCAGACAAGTGCGCCGCCTTCTCCGGAACGCCCTCGGCGCTTTGCAAGCACTGTAACGAGAAGCCGTAA